A genomic region of Aspergillus oryzae RIB40 DNA, chromosome 1 contains the following coding sequences:
- a CDS encoding uncharacterized protein (predicted protein) has translation MSPLATLRRSRPRCRVNMCQRRRKRKRNKRQRRRSRRKPRRRMKRRRMKRRRLKAMSLSLKRSTRRRARRRTRRRARRRTRRRRKTTKKRRRRKPIMMMRMQVFSRKSSPTSTLSAKLNEKVVVSKLGLGAGITYATVCAMGPE, from the exons ATGTCTCCCTTAGCGACTTTAAGAAGATCCAGGCCCAGATGCAGGGTCAACATGTGccagaggagaagaaaaaggaagagaaacaaaagacagcggaggagatcaagaaggaagccgagaagaaggatgaagagaagaaggatgaaaaggaggaggCTCAAGGCCATGAGCTTATCTTTAAAAAGATCCAC aagaaggagggcaagaaggaggacaagaagaagggcaagaaggaggacaagaaggagaagaaagacgacaaaaaaaaggagaagaaggaagccgatTATGATGATGCGCATGCAGGTGTTCTCAAGAAAGTCGAGTCCTACAAGTACCCTATCCGCAAAG TTGAACGAGAAGGTTGTGGTATCAAAACTAGGTCTTGGTGCGGGAATCACATATGCCACCGTGTGTGCTATGGGACCTGAGTAA
- a CDS encoding uncharacterized protein (predicted protein) gives MEEIGTRYIWWDWMCVPQGLKHQLDPELFKAKGEEIGKQLHIYKNAAKSIVWLHSTSWEDDSALKELLLLEMSRPGFRDPTLVQDYTGKAGRWLEAAQADERWLKSGWTLQEGVLLGSTCLLNRDGMTLSDSKFYNSSETIIRDLSIPVSVLAHNLATAFFIQSEGHDSDTTRPRAGQFGHLPPKAPESVI, from the exons ATGGAGGAAATTGGAACTCGCTATATCTGGTGGGATTGGATGTGCGTTCCTCAAGGTTTAAAGCACCAGCTTGACCCTGAATTATTCAAGGCCAAAGGGGAGGAGATCGGGAAACAATT GCACATTTACAAAAACGCAGCCAAAAGTATCGTCTGGCTTCATTCGACGTCCTGGGAGGATGATTCAGCTCTCAAAGAATTGCTGCTCCTCGAGATGTCACGGCCTGGTTTCCGGGATCCCACGCTCGTTCAGGATTATACTGGCAAGGCTGGGAGGTGGCTTGAAGCAGCTCAGGCGGACGAGCGCTGGTTGAAATCGGGTTGGACGTTACAGGAAGGTGTCCTTCTCGGGAGCACTTGTCTGCTCAACCGGGATGGGATGACCCTCTCTGACAGCAAGTTCTACAACTCCAGCGAGACCATCATTCGTGATCTGTCAATCCCGGTCTCCGTCCTCGCCCATAATCTAGCGACTGCCTTTTTCATCCAAAGTGAAGGTCACGATTCGGACACTACCAGACCCAGGGCCGGTCAGTTCGGGCATCTGCCCCCGAAAGCACCAGAGTCGGTCATTTGA
- a CDS encoding uncharacterized protein (predicted protein) codes for MMMFFLPFLECPVEEKRTTGSIQRPFQWTDVVDGALLPVSLSLVESHTDPELPLEKEPTFHFSGERFISNDLLVKPPDSQTMSLFRHYRQDLDELRIVSSRTVTVAEDPLLANAWLLPLWNVDLKGDVRGKRCLLVLQLKGPTAADQLAHAVFGGMIEVWGIRSETVEVKEIILDASASLVIYLFSDGLPYHVYGHDTGS; via the coding sequence ATGATGATGTTTTTCCTGCCGTTTCTGGAGTGTCCAGTCGAAGAAAAGCGAACGACGGGGTCTATCCAACGGCCCTTCCAGTGGAcggatgttgtggatggCGCCTTGCTCCCTGTCAGTCTCTCCCTGGTTGAATCGCATACTGATCCAGAACTGCCTCTAGAGAAGGAGCCAACCTTTCACTTCTCCGGCGAAAGGTTCATCTCCAACGATCTCCTCGTCAAACCGCCCGATAGTCAGACCATGAGCCTCTTCCGTCACTATCGCCAGGACTTGGATGAGTTGCGGATCGTGTCTTCCCGGACGGTTACTGTGGCGGAGGATCCCCTTCTGGCGAATGCATGGTTGCTGCCTTTATGGAATGTTGACCTGAAGGGAGATGTGCGAGGGAAACGGTGCTTGCTGGTGCTGCAATTGAAGGGTCCGACTGCGGCTGATCAACTGGCCCATGCGGTGTTTGGTGGGATGATTGAGGTGTGGGGGATCAGATCAGAAACGGTggaggtgaaggagatcatcTTGGACGCTTCCGCATCACtagttatatatttatttagCGATGGCCTTCCGTACCACGTGTATGGTCATGACACGGGATCGTAA